A genomic stretch from Pochonia chlamydosporia 170 chromosome 4, whole genome shotgun sequence includes:
- a CDS encoding phosducin (similar to Metarhizium acridum CQMa 102 XP_007807979.1) — protein MATTAAQDEYNDLISKNTARETLHPDDRDDHELSQQDDDLDEEATYRNAKIDAAMRVPTGASELKLPPASFDSGRSTGVKGVIADARSFETARKSKWMDRAKSARQSILGLAGVSQNGGGKVGSKSESETDDDTISAAGSDEESFLQQWRESRRRELENEMNRAVRTRRTSPSVRVYGRLDEVDALGYLDAIEKVSRETKVVVFVYDHECDVSATIESAILPLVKSHTTIHFVKVHYEEIEFDNAAVPSILAYHNQGDLFANLTGIIEMMPDEESFGTNQLKALLEKHQVL, from the exons ATGGCCACGACTGCTGCCCAAGACGAATACAACGatctcatctccaagaaTACGGCCCGAGAGACTCTCCATCCAGACGATCGTGACGACCACGAACTTTCTCAGCAAGACGACGACCTCGACGAAGAAGCAACATATCGCAACGCCAAGATCGACGCAGCCATGCGCGTGCCTACCGGTGCTTCGGAGCTCAAGCTTCCCCCAGCGTCGTTTGACAGCGGACGGTCAACCGGTGTTAAAGGTGTCATTGCCGACGCCAGAAGCTTCGAAACCGCTCGCAAGAGCAAGTGGATGGACAGGGCCAAATCTGCTCGCCAGAGTATACTTGGTCTGGCGGGCGTTTCTCAAAACGGCGGGGGCAAGGTTGGAAGCAAGAGTGAAAGTGAGACGGACGACGATACAATCAGTGCGGCTGGCTCAGACGAAGAGTCCTTCCTACAGCAATGGCGAGAGAGCCGGCGACGAGAATTGGAAAATGAGATGAATAGAGCCGTGCGAACAAGACGGACCAGTCCGAGTGTGCGGGTGTATGGAAGATTGGACGAGGTCGATGCCTTGGGCTACCTCGATGCTATTGAGAAGGTCAGCAGAGAGACCAAGgttgttgtgtttgtctATGATCACGAG TGCGACGTTTCTGCTACTATCGAGTCGGCCATCTTGCCCCTTGTCAAGTCCCACACGACAATACATTTTGTCAAGGTGCATTACGAGGAAATAGAATTTGACAATGCCGCTGTCCCATCAATTCTTGCATACCACAACCAGGGCGACCTCTTCGCTAATTTAACGGGTATCATTGAAATGATGCCTGACGAAGAGTCATTCGGCACCAACCAACTCAAGGCGCTGTTGGAGAAACACCAGGTGTTGTAA
- a CDS encoding guanine nucleotide-binding protein beta subunit (similar to Chaetomium globosum CBS 148.51 XP_001229630.1), whose translation MNSQGANDVSPEAMQSRIQQARREAETLKDRIKRKKDELCDTSLRVVAQQAHEPIPRNQLMKAKRTLKGHLAKIYAMHWSTDRRHLVSASQDGKLIIWDAYTTNKVHAIPLRSSWVMTCAYAPSGNFVACGGLDNICSIYNLNQQRDGPTRVARELSGHAGYLSCCRFINDRSILTSSGDMTCMKWDIETGQKVTEFADHLGDVMSISLNPTNQNTFISGACDAFAKLWDIRAGKAVQTFAGHESDINAIQFFPDGHSFVTGSDDATCRLFDIRADRELNVYGSESILCGITSVATSVSGRLLFAGYDDFECKVWDVTRGEKVGSLVGHENRVSCLGVSNDGISLCTGSWDSLLKIWAY comes from the exons ATGAATTCGCAGGGTGCCAACGATGTGTCCCCCGAGGCCATGCAATCGCGGATTCAGCAGGCGCGTCGCGAGGCAGAAACACTGAAGGATCGCatcaagaggaagaaggatgaGCTGTGCGACACCAGCC TTCGAGTCGTGGCACAACAGGCGCACGAGCCTATCCCCAGAAACCAGCTTATGAAGGCGAAGCGCACCCTCAAAGGCCATTTGGCCAAGATTTACGCTATGCACTGGTCGACCGACCGCAGACATCTCGTCTCTGCCTCGCAAGATGGAAAACTCATCATTTGGGATGCctacaccaccaacaaagtcCATGCCATCCCCTTGCGGTCATCATGGGTCATGACCTGCGCCTATGCCCCCAGCGGAAACTTCGTGGCCTGCGGTGGTCTCGACAACATTTGCTCCATCTACAACCTGAACCAGCAGCGAGACGGTCCCACACGTGTAGCCCGGGAGCTGTCCGGTCACGCTGGCTACTTGTCCTGCTGCCGATTTATCAACGACCGCAGCATCCTGACCTCATCTGGCGACATGACCTGCATGAAGTGGGACATCGAAACCGGCCAAAAGGTTACCGAGTTTGCCGATCATCTTGGCGACGTCATGAGCATTAGCCTCAATCCTACAAATCAAAACACCTTCATCTCTGGTGCCTGCGATGCCTTCGCCAAGTTGTGGGATATTCGGGCTGGCAAAGCCGTCCAGACGTTTGCTGGCCACGAATCAGACATCAATGCTATTCAATTCTTCCCCGACGGACACTCCTTCGTAACCGGCTCCGACGATGCCACCTGCCGCCTCTTTGATATCCGAGCAGACCGCGAGTTGAACGTCTACGGG TCCGAATCCATCCTCTGTGGCATCACTTCCGTCGCAACATCGGTATCTGGACGGCTGTTGTTTGCTGGCTATGACGACTTCGAATGCAAG GTTTGGGATGTTACCCGAGGCGAGAAGGTTGGCTCGCTTGTGGGCCACGAAAACCGTGTGAGCTGTTTGGGAGTGAGCAACGACGGCATTAGCTTGTGCACGGGTTCATGGGATTCGTTG TTGAAAATCTGGGCCTACTAA
- a CDS encoding acetoacetate-CoA ligase (similar to Coccidioides immitis RS XP_001239440.1), with the protein MGEYINNRNASDELWRHDAPADTPMWQFIQRVNKKYGLSIDGYPGLYQWSVDCVSAFWEEVWDFVGIVASKKADQALPDDAPMYPRPDFFSSARLNFAENLLFSPDTLQKTDAVAVITATELPGDMKPTTWSELRESVRQCSHALRGAGLTAGDVVAGYVSNHVEALVAMLAAASIGAIWTGISPDNGVSAVLDRLTQIKPKVLFADNGTVYNGKEWSSTPKTKDIAGELKKVGLELVVVINNISTGLGLENIKSQDVKVVDYKSFLGAAPTDPIKFEQLPPSHPLYVLYSSGTTGLPKAIVHTALGTLLQHKKEHILHCSMTSASRMLYYTTTSWMMWHWSIGALAAGTTLVLYSGSPFRPNSYMSLPKLLSELKVTHFGTSAAYLTALEANNIRPVEDPSVDLSCLESIYSTASPLPPSTFKFVYEAFPKKVNLASITGGTDIISLFGAPCPLLPVRVGQIQCAGLGMDIRVVDSVSGEDVPAGEQGDLVCVKPFPCQPLTFFGENGQAKYRAAYFERFENVCGVKGPVWHHGDFVKIPDPATGSLVMLGRSDGVLKPAGVRFGSAEIYNILTRFFAADVEEAVCIGRRRETDKDETVCLFVVMVSGKTFSSELATQIKAKIRSELSPRHVPAVVEECGAGIPKTGNGKKIEVAVKQILSGMNVKTNASVANPEALEWFSEWAKQN; encoded by the exons ATGGGCGAATACATCAACAATCGCAATGCTTCTGACGAGCTATGGAGGCACGATGCTCCGGCTGACACGCCAATGTGGCAGTTTATTCAGCGGGTGAACAAGAAGTACGGGCTAAGCATTGATGGATACCCCGGGCTGTATCAATGGTCTGTGGACTGTGTCTCTGCCTTTTGGGAAGAGGTCTGGGATtttgttggcattgttgcTTCCAAGAAAGCCGACCAG GCTCTTCCTGATGACGCGCCTATGTACCCCCGGCCGGACTTTTTCTCGTCGGCCCGTCTCAACTTTGCCGAGAatcttctcttctccccGGACACATTGCAGAAGACAGATGCTGTTGCCGTCATCACTGCCACGGAGTTGCCAGGTGACATGAAGCCAACGACATGGAGCGAGCTGCGAGAATCTGTACGGCAATGTTCCCACGCTCTTCGCGGTGCTGGTTTGACGgctggagatgttgttgctggctaCGTTTCTAATCACGTGGAGGCTCTCGTGGCCATGCTGGCCGCTGCATCTATCGGCGCCATCTGGACTGGTATCAGCCCAGACAATGGCGTCTCTGCCGTGCTAGACCGTCTTACTCAGATTAAGCCAAAGGTATTGTTCGCCGATAATGGCACCGTTTACAATGGCAAGGAGTGGTCCAGCACACCCAAAACGAAGGACATTGCTGGAGAGTTGAAGAAAGTTGGCCTCGAACTGGTGGTTGTCATCAATAACATCAGCactggccttggccttgaaaATATCAAGTCCCAAGACGTCAAGGTTGTCGACTACAAGTCTTTCCTGGGAGCTGCCCCAACAGACCCCATCAAATTTGAGCAGCTGCCGCCATCGCATCCTCTCTATGTCCTGTACTCAAGTGGCACTACTGGTTTGCCCAAGGCCATTGTTCACACTGCATTGGGCACTCTGCTCCAGCACAAGAAGGAACACATTTTACACTGCTCCATgacttctgcttctcgcATGTTGTACTATACCACAACATCGTGGATGATGTGGCACTGGAGTATCGGCGCCCTAGCTGCTGGCACCACTTTAGTTCTTTACTCGGGATCGCCTTTCCGACCAAACTCATACATGTCTCTTCCTAAGCTTCTCTCCGAGTTAAAGGTGACGCATTTCGGAACATCAGCTGCATATCTCACAGCCTTGGAGGCTAACAACATTCGTCCTGTCGAAGACCCGAGCGTCGACCTGTCTTGCTTGGAGTCAATCTACTCTACGGCTTCGCCTCTACCCCCGTCCACCTTCAAGTTTGTATACGAGGCATTCCCGAAAAAGGTCAACTTGGCCTCCATCACCGGCGGTACGGACATCATTTCTCTCTTTGGTGCGCCTTGCCCTTTGCTGCCTGTGAGAGTTGGTCAGATTCAATGCGCCGGCCTTGGTATGGACATTAGAGTAGTAGACTCCGTCTCTGGCGAAGATGTGCCCGCCGGGGAGCAAGGCGACTTGGTTTGTGTGAAACCATTTCCCTGCCAGCCGTTGACCTTCTTTGGCGAAAACGGTCAGGCAAAGTACAGGGCCGCCTATTTCGAACGGTTCGAAAACGTCTGCGGAGTCAAAGGCCCAGTATGGCACCATGGAGATTTCGTCAAAATTCCTGATCCTGCCACCGGCAGCCTCGTCATGCTTGGCCGATCAGATGGTGTTTTGAAACCGGCTGGTGTTCGATTCGGATCAGCAGAAATCTACAATATCCTCACGCGATTCTTCGCCgcagatgttgaagaagctgtgTGTATCGGCCGCAGGAGGGAAACAGACAAGGATGAGACGGTGTGTCTTTTCGTTGTCATGGTTTCCGGTAAGACGTTTAGCAGTGAACTAGCTACCcagatcaaggccaagattcgGTCTGAACTTAGCCCCCGGCACGTTCCGGCGGTTGTGGAAGAGTGTGGTGCTGGTATTCCCAAGACTGGCAATGGCAAGAA AATCGAGGTCGCAGTGAAGCAAATTCTCTCCGGCATGAATGTCAAGACCAATGCGAGCGTAGCGAATCCCGAGGCCCTGGAATGGTTTTCAGAGTGGGCAAAGCAAAATTAA